One stretch of Arachis hypogaea cultivar Tifrunner chromosome 20, arahy.Tifrunner.gnm2.J5K5, whole genome shotgun sequence DNA includes these proteins:
- the LOC112784560 gene encoding 18.5 kDa class I heat shock protein-like yields the protein MIIITTKRKQVKKDGHVFLSDLPSLKKDEVKVEVNDGRVLQISGDRHAHDEDHGHKNKKMIKWHRVEQCGGKFQRRFRLPENAKVEQVKAHMENGVLVVTVPKQELKKPNTKLLQIHGN from the coding sequence atgataattataACCACAAAAAGAAAACAAGTAAAAAAAGACGGGCATGTTTTTCTTTCAGATCTTCCCAGTCTCAAGAAGGACGAGGTCAAGGTGGAGGTCAACGATGGAAGGGTACTTCAGATAAGTGGTGATAGGCATGCCCATGACGAAGATCACGGCcacaagaacaagaagatgatAAAGTGGCACCGCGTTGAGCAATGCGGCGGGAAGTTCCAGAGAAGGTTTAGGCTCCCGGAGAATGCTAAGGTTGAGCAGGTTAAAGCTCACATGGAGAATGGTGTGCTTGTTGTTACTGTCCCTAAACAAGAGCTCAAGAAACCAAACACCAAACTGCTTCAGATTCATGGAAATTGA